In the Synergistaceae bacterium genome, TTTGCCGGGAAATTATGACGCAGAGCAGCCGGAATTAATTACTAAAACTTGTGTGAACTGGGGCAACGATTACCCGGGCGCATACAAGTGGCGTGGCAAATATGGTCTTCCCGTCGAATATCTCACAGATTTAGATTTACGCGCAAGAATCGAACGCGACGCACTAATAAAGACTCTTCACTTCATTTATTATATTCAACACGAACTCGGCGAGTCATGGTCAGTCGATGAGAACGAATATAACGAACTCCCCGACTCAGCAAAAGATTTACCGCTTGAATGGCAGGAAATAGCGCGTCATTTGCCCCCAGTGCCTTATGTCAGAGAATCGCGAAGAATCATAGGTCTTCACACTCTTACATCTGAAGAACTGCACAGAAATTCATCAAGCTATCACAATGACAACGGCAATAACGAATTTAGCGACGCAATAGCAATAGGCCGTTACGATTTAGATTTACACTTGGCAGACGCTGACTCAGATATGGACATGAACGAAAAACGCGAATTTATCACGAGTCATAAACCAGTCGGAAATTTCCAGATTCCATTACGAATATTAATCCCTGCAAAAGTTGACGGACTTATCGCAGCCGAGAAAAATTTATCAATGTCGCGTTTAGTGTCGGGAGCTTTGAGAGTCCAGCCGATAACAATGATGACCGGCCAAGCAGCAGGAGTCTTAGCAGCACTCGCAGTAAATAAACGAGTCCAGCCCAGAGAAATAAAAGCTATTGACGTTCAGCGCGAGTTATTGAAGGCAGGAGTCAAATTATCGTTATGCAATTATTCAGACGTTCAAGAAGGAAATAAATTTTTTGCAAGCGTTCAGATAGTGAGTCTCTATGATTTAATGCAGGCAAAGGACGCAAATATTTTCGGGGTTGATGACATAGTGAGCGAGTCAGAAACGGCAAAAATCGCAGAAAAAGTTAATTCACTCGCAGGCAAAAAAATGGAAATTCCAAATATTACGGGCTTAACGAGGGGAGAAGCTGCCGACCTTATCGCAAATTTAGTTGATAAAATGCCGTCCCGCTAAGTATTTAATATTATATAATTGTAGAAAAATTTTTTATTCTTTATTGAATTGAGGAGCTTAATTTTATGAACACACGTTCACTTGACGAAAATTTTATAGTCAATGCTTATAACCGTTTTGAAGTTGAGATTGCGTCGGGGTCTAACTCATTGATTTATGACTCTGACGGGCGCGAATATATTGACATGGGAAGCGGTATCGGCGTTAATTTGTTCGGTGCTGCCGACGAAGAATGGCGTAATGCAGTTATTGCCCAGCTCGAAAAGATTCAGCACACTTCTAATTTGTATTATAACGAACCTTGCGCGAGACTTGCCGAAATGCTTTGCAAACGTTCAGGAATGAGTCGCGTTTTTTTCTCGAACTCAGGAGCAGAAGCTAACGAGTGCGCCATCAAAGCCGCTAGAAAATTTTCAGCCGACACAAAAGGAGATAATTATTTTACGATTATTACTCTATGGAACAGCTTTCACGGCAGGACAATAACGACTCTTGCAGCAACGGGACAAGAACATTATCACGAATTATATCAGCCTTTAACGCCGGGATTTGTGCACGCTCATGCAGGAAATATTGACGAGCTCGAAAAACTTTCACAAGAAAATAAACTTGCAGCAATCATGATAGAGTGCATACAAGGTGAGGGCGGAGTCGTAGCTTTGACTCATGAATATGCAGAGGCGATAAAAAAATTTGTCCGCGAGAAAAATATTTTGCTGATAATTGATGAAGTCCAAGCGGGCAACGGCAGAACGGGAAAATTATTTTCTTACGAGCATTACGGATTTGAACCCGATATTGTAACAGTCGCAAAAGGTCTCGGAGGAGGACTCCCAATCGGCGCGACGTTATTTAATGCGAAAGTTCAGAACGTTTTTAATCACGGGGATCACGGCTCAACGTTCGGCGGGAATCCTGTAATTTGTGCAGGAGCCTGCAATATTTTATCGCGCATTGACGACGATTTATTGAATGAAGTAACGAGAAAAGGCGAAATTTTGCGTGAGATTCTAGCAGATTTTAACCCGACCGGTATAGGCTTAATGCTGGGGGTAAAACCTTCGAGACCATCACGAGAGGCCGCGCAAGAATGCATTAACAACGGAGTATTATGCACAACTGCAAAGGATAAATTACGATTATTACCGCCTATAAATATACCTGAAAGTTTGTTAGTGAAGGCAGGAAAAGTTATCGCACAAGCCTGCAAGTAATGAGAATGAAGGCCGCCGCCTCGCTCCCACCCGCCCACCCCGCTCGGCGGCGGAAAACATCCAACACTGTTATAAATTATTTGCTAATGTGCTTCTGATTTCAATTTAGCAAACTCTTCGCGCACAAGATTTTTAATTTCCTGCTCTACCATGAAATTTTTTCGTGAATCACGATACATTTCACGAAACATAGGAGCAAGCGTTATAACAAATCCTATTAAAGCAACAACTACAGCAATAACCATGAACCAAACATTTTGAGAATGCTGTAACATGTCTATTTTTGTAGTGTTAATTAAGACATTTTTGTCAATAGCTTGTATCTCTGCTTTCAAATCTCTAATTCCATTATTAAACATTTCTACTGTTATGTATTCTTTATTTTCTGCCATTAGAATCATACTCCCTGCTATAAAATTATTTCCAGAAATGCATAATTATAGATGTTGCTACCTGCACAAATCCGACGAATACAGCGACAATAATCCCCCATTTTGCTGCACTATATGATTGACTGTCTTTGATGTCATCGATTCGGGAATTAAGGCCGTTAATTGCTACTGAAAAAGTGTCTATAACGCCCTCAATACGCGCATTAATAGCTTTAATTTCTCCTGACATATCCGTAATACGGTTTTCAATAGCGTTAAAGCGTTCGTCTATCTTACTAAACCGTTCGTCAATCCTGCGCATACTCTCGTTAAAAACTTCTTCGCGTACGTATCTCTCATTTTCTGCCATTGTAATCACCTCCATTCAAGAAAAAATTTATCACTAATATTTTACTATAACTTAATGCTTGACTAACTGCTCATGATAGAAATAATTTACAATTATCGGCGGTGCGTCAAATGGCCTATTAAATGAGTCATCGTTCCTGACATAATCAAGTCCATTATCGCGCGCAAAAATTTTTATCTCCTCGTCGAGTGCCTGCCAGTAGCCTAAATCTTTTCGTGTGTAAATTGCGTGATAAAGCGAGTCTAATTCCGGCCTGTTCGCGTGAATCCAGTTCAATATAACCGGCTTATAATTTCCCCTGAGATTCAAATTTTCAAGCCACACTAAATTGCAAATATCTTTAGCGCGGGTGATTATTGCTTTAACATCAGTAATTCCCGGAAAAATCGGCGAAATAAAACAGGTCGTTCGAATACCTGACTCATGAAAAATTTTCATAGCGTTTAATCTTCGTTCAATGCTCACGGCTCTATCCATTGAGGCACGAAATTTTTCATCAAGAGTGTTAATCGACCATGAGACTCGCGGATTCTTGAAGGTCTTTATCAGGTCCAAATCTCGCAAAATTAAATCTGACTTTGTTGCAATACTTATTTTTGCGCCGCTGCCCTGTAATTCTTCAAGCAATTTTCTAGTTCTGCAAAATTTTTCTTCGAGAGGCTGATACGGATCTGTTACTGACGATAAAAAAATTTCTTTGCCGTTATATTTGCCCGCTTTGAGTGGAGGCCAAGTCTTTATGTCAACAAATTCGCCCCATTCCTCAGGGTGATTCGTGAATCTCTTCATGAATGAGGCATAACAATATTTGCAAGCGTGTGAGCAGCCTATATAGGGATTCGCTGAATAATCAGAGACCGGCAGATTTGAACGCGTTAAAATGCTGCTTGATTCTACGTGATTAATCTGCATTGTATTCGCCCGTGAAGACTTCGACAGCAGGCCCCGTCATTAAGTATTTATCATCGGGAAAAATTTTTATCTGCAAGTCTCCGCCCCTCAAGTGTATTAATACGTCTGAGTCCAATTTTCCAGCCTTAAAGCCTGCAAACGCCGCCGCAGTCGCACCAGTCCCGCACGCAAGAGTCTCACCGCTGCCACGTTCATAGACACGCATATTTATTTCTGAACGCGAAATAATTTCTATAAATTCCGAATTTACGCGGCGTGGGAATCTTTTATGAGTCTCGAAATAATCGCCTTCTATCGCAAATTTTGAGTCAGGCCACTTGAATATGTCAATTAACTGCGGGTTGTCTTCAATGAAATATACTGCGTGTTCTGTGCCGGTGTAAGCTCCTATAAATTTTAGATTCATGTCGTGAACTATAATATTTTCGGGTAAATCGCTCGTAATTTGCGCCTTGCCCATGTCAACACTTGCGCTTGAGACCCGCCCATTTTCGACCGTTAAAGCAATTTCCTTCACGCCTGCAGGTGTATCAATAAAAGTTTTCCGCTTGTCAGGTGAGATTATGCCGTGATCGTAAATAAATTTTGCCGTGCACCTGATTCCGTTTCCGCACATTGTACCGGCCGAACCGTCTGCATTGTATAACTGCATAAAAGCGTCTGCATTCTTTGAAGGTTGTATCAAAATTAGTCCGTCGCTGCCGACTCCAAAATGCCTGTCAGAAATTTTTATTGCCAGCTGTTCAGGATTATTTATTTTCTCGTGAAAGCAGTCAACGTAAATATAATCATTACCGCAGCCGTGCATCTTTGTAAATTTCATTTATTGTGCGCTCCTTTCGAGTGTAAAAATTTCATTAAGCGTCATGGGTTTGCCGAAATAATATCCCTGCGCCATGTCAAAGCCTATTGATGTCAAGTATTCTAACTGTTCGGAGGTCTCAACACCTTCAGCAAGCGCCTTCATGCCCATTAGACGAGCCATTGAGAGACTCGAACTGATAATATATTTTGCTTTGTCAGATTTATTTATGTCAAAACCGTTCAAGAATTCCATATCAAATTTTACTGTGTCGAAATTATAATCTTTCAGCACATTTAATGACGAATAGCCCGTGCCAAAATCGTCCATCCAAATTTCATGTCCGGAAGCTCTAAATTTTTCTATGCCGAGATTCAATAATGCTGTGTCGTCCTCGTTTACGCTTTCTGTTATTTCGATTCTAATCATTTCGGGAGGGACATTGCAGGACGATAAAATTTTTTCTGTCTCGCTGTAAATGTCGCATAACTCAAAATCTAAGCGCGATAAATTTATAGAAACCGGCAATAATTGCAGCCCTGAGTCATGTCTTGATTTATAATCCCTGCAAACCTGCCTTAATGAGTGCAAATCTATTTTATGAATCTCTCTATACTGCTCAAGAGTCGGGATAAAGTCTGAAGGCGAAATAAAACCGTGTTCGGGACTGTTCCAGCGTGCAAGGGCTTCAACCTCGCAAATTTTCCCGTCAGAAAGATTCACAATCGGCTGATAAAGTGTCCTGATATAATCGTGCTTCATTGCGTAATCAAGATTATCTAATATATATTGCTGCATTGATAATTCACGGCTCATTTCGTCATGAAACATGCAGGAGCTAATACTATGATTCTTGCGTATACTGTCGCAGGCTAATTTTGCGCGGTCGCAGGAGATTCGCACGTCCTCATTGTTTGCGCTCGTTGAAGGTAAATAAATTCCGGCTCTAAGTCTCAGCGTAATATTTTGATGTATTGCGTAAATATATGCTTGAATGTTCTCGATATTAGTCTCGGCCGTCGTCCAGTCCGTAAGAATCACAAAATTGTCATCGTTGAAGCGCGCAATTAGATCATCAGGAAAAATTACGGTCAAAGCATTTGCAATCTCACGCAATAATTTATCGCCGTGATTATAGCCGAATCTGCTGTTAAACATTTTGAAATTGTCGAGATTCAGCCACACGAAAGCAGCTCCCTTTTTGCCGGAATTAATTATTTCTGCTGCCTTAGTGTGAAATTCTGTGCGCGTTAAAAGATTTGTCAATGAGTCCATAAATTAGTCAAGAAATTCAAATAAATTTAACCCGATAGAGTCATTAAATTTGCGTTCGACGACGTAATTATTAGTGCTGCCCTCTGAAATATCGTCAATAAGCATTTCAAAAGTTGCGCTTACTGTTGCTTTAACGAGATGGCCGCCGAAAACTTGACCGTCTTTATTTGCTGCGCTCATGTGAATATGTGAATAAACTTTGCCGTCTTTAGTTGTGATTGTGCCCCATAAACTTGTAATTTCTGCGGGAAAATCGAATTTATTTGAGTGAAATTTTTTCTCGTTGATGTCAAAGAGTCCGACCTCAAAATTTTCAACTGCTCCGAGTGCTTTAACTTCAGCGAGAGTAATTTTTTCTTTGACGCAAAAATCTTCGAGAGTTGAAATTATTTCCTCGCCCTTGTCCATTCTCACAAAAAATTTATTTCCGAACCGCCTGAACTGCATAATAAATTTATTCCTCCATTTATATATGAATATGCACAATTATATAACATGACAAAAAAAACACCCTCCCATTTCTGAAAGGGTGCTGATGATTCAAATTTTTACATAACTCTGAGCCAAACGATACTGTCTCCACTGCCGGACTCAGGGTTATTATCAGAAAATTTCAGCCCTAAAGTCTTTGCTTTAGTCTTGAGGTTAGCTTTGATTTTGTCTTCGTTATCTGCAAATTTATAGCCTACAAAACATGAATCTTCTTCACCGTCATAAATTCCATAACAGCCCGCGCTAAGAGACTCGCCTGACGTAATTTTTTCGCTGCTAATATTTTTATCAAGCCTAATTGTATTATCTTTGCCGTTATCATCACTATTCACATACTGTGCAAATGCTATAGTCTTGAGTGTGCGGAGGTTGCTTGCGATATTTAATGCTTTAGTAGAGTTCATTGACTCATTGCTTGAAATCATCATAACATATACAAGAATGCCCGCCGAAATAACTGCAATTAACAGCTCGGTTATAATCAAAAATTTTCTTGAGTGATTCTCTCTATTATTCTTGTTCTTATTCTTCATTGTGTTAATAACTCCTCTATTTAATTTATAGCTGTAATATCGGACTCTATTTCGCGAAAAATTACCCCCTTTTATTTATTCATGATATAATAAAATTTCCGTCGAATTACAGGCAAATAAATAACACCCCCCCATTTCTGAAAGGGTGCTAAATGTAAAAATCTGATAGCTAAATTTACTCGTAAATAGTTGTTACCTGATAGTCTCCGAAGACTCTCATCCAGACAACTTTATCACCTTTAGCATTGTTTACTTTGCCGGATTGGTAGTTATTAGGCGTATTATTTGAGAAAACTAGACCGAGAGACTTTGCCCGACCATAGAGTTTTTCTTTTACGGAGTCTTCGTTAGCTGCAAATCTATAGCCAACAAACCAGCTTGTTCTGTTTGCTTCGTCTTTAGTACCTGCTGTGCTACCTCCGTCGCAAATACCGTAACCGCCCTCTTTAATCGGATTTTCTCCGCTATTTCCTTCGTTAAAGCTCCAATTTTCATTATTGAGGTATTTCTTCATACCTAATTTGTCATTACCGTTATTAACTAAATTCTGAATCGCCTTCCAGTCATTATTATTATTAGTAATTTTTTCTCTGACTTTGCCGGTTGCTGTATCGACTAAATCAGGGTGATCTACATACCAAGCTATTACGGCTGTCTTGAGATTCCGCAGGTCGGAAATAATTTTAGCAGCCCTTGCACTGCTCATAGCCTCAGTACTCGAAAGCATCATCATAGCCGAAAGAATCCCAATTACGACAATGACTATTAAGAGCTCAACAAGTGTGAAGCCCTTACGTGATTTATTATCCTTCTTCATGATTACGCCTCCTAACTAATAAATTTGCTAATTACTGGAGGGTGACCATTCTCCCATGACTTTAAGCCATATTACAGTTTCGCCGGAGTTGTTCGGAGTGTTTCCGCGCAAGATCATTCCCAAAGTTTTTAACCTGCCCTTGAGCTTTTCTTTAATGGAGTCCTCATTCGAAGCAAATTTATAGCCTACATACCACGTGTTTCTGTTTGTTCCACCTGCATCGCAAATTCCGTAACCGCCAGCTTTTATAGGATCATTGCCCTCCCCTCCGTTAATCGAAATTGAGTCTTCATTATTGAAGTATTTAGCGATCTCAAGTGCGTCGTCCTTATTCTGCTCTTGAAATGGCTTAGCATTATTATCTGCATCAGTTACTTTTGTCTTTACTCTGCCATCTGCGGTAACTAGATCCACATGATCTGTATACCATGCAAGCGCTGCCGTCTTGAGATTCCGCAAGTTACTCGCAATATTTGAAGCCTTTGCCGAGCTCATTGCCTCTGTGCTTGAAAGCATCATCATAGCCGAAAGAATCCCAATTACGACAATGACTATTAAGAGCTCAACAAGTGTGAAGCCTTTGCGTGAATAATATTTTTTCTTCATAGTATTAACCTCAAGCAATATTTCGAAAAATTTATTCAGCTTCTCCTAAAACTTTCATCCATACAGTCATGTTATCTCCAGGAGTATCAGATAGGCTGCTAGCAGTATTACTGCCAAATTTTAGTCCAAGAGTCTTTGCTCGTCCGGCGAGTTTTTCTCTAACGCTGGTCTCATTGTTTGCGAATGTATATCCCACATACCAACCTCTCTTACTACTTATAGTAGCAGAACGTACACCATACTCACCAGCAGTTGGCTGGCCATTAAGAACCATAGAGCCTTCATTGTTAAAGTACTTGAGAATATTTGCTTTACCAGACTCTGTTCCTACTATACTTTCAATTTCTTTTCCGCCTGACACCTTCAAATCCGGAGAAACCCAGTCCGTATGATCCGCATACCATGCCAAAGTCGCCGTCTTCAAGTTACGTAAATTGCTTGCTATATTTGAAGCCTTAGCCGAGCTCATTGCCTCCGTACTCGAAAGCATCATCATAGCGGACAGAATACCGATTACCACTATAACGATCAATAACTCGACCAACGTGAACCCCTTGCGCGCATAAAATTTTTTCTTCATGTTAAAATCTCCTCTTTCTCTCCCCTTGCCTCACAGCTACGTAAAAATAACTATGGGGGGGGGGGGTAATAAATTTAATTTGTAACGCTAAATATTATATAGGACAAAAAAAATCGGGCATTCACTCGAACACCCGACTCTGAACTACGTTTTATTACTGATTATTTATATCAGCTTTACTATTTTGCTTCGACAGGCTGTGCACCGATTTCAGCAAGTGTTTTGTATGTCTCGTAGCGTTCTCTTGCTTCGGCTGCGTTCTTGTCAAATAATTCGTCAGCGATATCAGGGAATCCCCTCTTTAACGCCGAGTATCTGACTTCACCGAGTAAGAATTCTTTATACTGCGCGACAAATTCCGACTCATTCTCAAATGACTTCGGAGCTTTACTGTCGAGCGTAAACGGATTCTTGCCGGCCTCTACATCAGGATTATATCTGTATAAATGCCAGTAACCTTTTTCGACTGCAAGTTTTGTGCGCTCCTGAGTCTTGCCCATTCCTGCGCGGATACCGTGATTAATGCAAGGTGCATAGGCGATAACTAATGACGGGCCTTTGTGTGCTTCTGCTTCCTTGAGAGCTTTGATTAACTGATTCTTGTCTGCTCCCATACCGACTTGAGCTACATAAACAGTGCCGTAAGTCATTGCCATGCGTCCGAGATCCTTTTTGCGAGTCCTCTTGCCGCTTGCTGCAAATTGTGCGATTGCTGCTGTAGGAGTCGATTTTGAAGACTGTCCGCCCGTGTTTGAATAGACTTCTGTATCAAGAACGAGGACATTTACATCTTCGCCGCTTCCGAGAACGTGATCGAGTCCGCCGTAACCGATGTCATAGCCCCAGCCGTCTCCGCCGAATATCCAGACAGATTTTTTCACGAGATAATCACGATATTCAATGAGCGTGCAAATTTCTTTCTGTGCTTCATCGCTGAAATCGCAGAGAGCTTTTCCGCACTCACAGCAACCGCAGCAAACTTTGTCGAGAATCTCATCAATTTTTGCAGCAGCAGCAACACTCGCTTCGCCGTCCTCGTGAACATCAAGCCAGCCCCGTAAAGCAGCTTTCATTTCTTCGGGAACGTCATTCATCGCGATTAAATTCTTTGCAGCAGTTGTCAAATAGTTGACCATGACATTAAGTGATAATTTCATGCCCATTCCGTATTCGGCCGCGTCCTCAAATAATGAGTTGCCCCATGCCGGTCCGTGTCCGTTTGCGTCGGTTGTGTAAGGCATTGAAGGCGCAGAACCTCCCCAAATTGATGAACAGCCTGTAGCATTTGCAACAATCATTCTTGAGCCAAATAACTGTGTGATTAATTTCGCGTAAGGAGTCTCGCCGCACCCTGCACATGCTCCGCTGAACTCAAATAAAGGTCTCTGGAACTGTGAACCCTTAATCGTGAACTTGTCGCCCGCGTCGGTCTTGTCTGCAACTTCTTCAAATGCGAATGTCCAATTAGGAATCTCTGCGCTTTGTGTTGCGGTCGGCT is a window encoding:
- a CDS encoding FAD-dependent oxidoreductase — encoded protein: MRKILLALTLVIVLVSPVLAANLLDDYDIIIAGAGPSGIAAAIQASKMGVSVLVVEPTNLLGGQMTAAGVSTMDDLSGQTSGLYAEFINRIEEYYTSRGKSTGTCYWEKNNKAAEPHVIHKILSLMSGGEDEPDIIYKSHIIGVLTEKIIAVTGENVNENLCVKGVIIQTPEGKKNITCKILIDASEYGDVIAMSGAEFRAGPAMIQDITWTAIIRKYPEGVPAKLKPSQPLPGYDMAKWNYENYVLKNAAGFQGTYPVKPPVNFMTHNAYRALPDSFLPGNYDAEQPELITKTCVNWGNDYPGAYKWRGKYGLPVEYLTDLDLRARIERDALIKTLHFIYYIQHELGESWSVDENEYNELPDSAKDLPLEWQEIARHLPPVPYVRESRRIIGLHTLTSEELHRNSSSYHNDNGNNEFSDAIAIGRYDLDLHLADADSDMDMNEKREFITSHKPVGNFQIPLRILIPAKVDGLIAAEKNLSMSRLVSGALRVQPITMMTGQAAGVLAALAVNKRVQPREIKAIDVQRELLKAGVKLSLCNYSDVQEGNKFFASVQIVSLYDLMQAKDANIFGVDDIVSESETAKIAEKVNSLAGKKMEIPNITGLTRGEAADLIANLVDKMPSR
- a CDS encoding aminotransferase class III-fold pyridoxal phosphate-dependent enzyme → MNTRSLDENFIVNAYNRFEVEIASGSNSLIYDSDGREYIDMGSGIGVNLFGAADEEWRNAVIAQLEKIQHTSNLYYNEPCARLAEMLCKRSGMSRVFFSNSGAEANECAIKAARKFSADTKGDNYFTIITLWNSFHGRTITTLAATGQEHYHELYQPLTPGFVHAHAGNIDELEKLSQENKLAAIMIECIQGEGGVVALTHEYAEAIKKFVREKNILLIIDEVQAGNGRTGKLFSYEHYGFEPDIVTVAKGLGGGLPIGATLFNAKVQNVFNHGDHGSTFGGNPVICAGACNILSRIDDDLLNEVTRKGEILREILADFNPTGIGLMLGVKPSRPSREAAQECINNGVLCTTAKDKLRLLPPINIPESLLVKAGKVIAQACK
- a CDS encoding radical SAM protein, producing MQINHVESSSILTRSNLPVSDYSANPYIGCSHACKYCYASFMKRFTNHPEEWGEFVDIKTWPPLKAGKYNGKEIFLSSVTDPYQPLEEKFCRTRKLLEELQGSGAKISIATKSDLILRDLDLIKTFKNPRVSWSINTLDEKFRASMDRAVSIERRLNAMKIFHESGIRTTCFISPIFPGITDVKAIITRAKDICNLVWLENLNLRGNYKPVILNWIHANRPELDSLYHAIYTRKDLGYWQALDEEIKIFARDNGLDYVRNDDSFNRPFDAPPIIVNYFYHEQLVKH
- a CDS encoding diaminopimelate epimerase; protein product: MKFTKMHGCGNDYIYVDCFHEKINNPEQLAIKISDRHFGVGSDGLILIQPSKNADAFMQLYNADGSAGTMCGNGIRCTAKFIYDHGIISPDKRKTFIDTPAGVKEIALTVENGRVSSASVDMGKAQITSDLPENIIVHDMNLKFIGAYTGTEHAVYFIEDNPQLIDIFKWPDSKFAIEGDYFETHKRFPRRVNSEFIEIISRSEINMRVYERGSGETLACGTGATAAAFAGFKAGKLDSDVLIHLRGGDLQIKIFPDDKYLMTGPAVEVFTGEYNAD
- a CDS encoding EAL domain-containing protein: MDSLTNLLTRTEFHTKAAEIINSGKKGAAFVWLNLDNFKMFNSRFGYNHGDKLLREIANALTVIFPDDLIARFNDDNFVILTDWTTAETNIENIQAYIYAIHQNITLRLRAGIYLPSTSANNEDVRISCDRAKLACDSIRKNHSISSCMFHDEMSRELSMQQYILDNLDYAMKHDYIRTLYQPIVNLSDGKICEVEALARWNSPEHGFISPSDFIPTLEQYREIHKIDLHSLRQVCRDYKSRHDSGLQLLPVSINLSRLDFELCDIYSETEKILSSCNVPPEMIRIEITESVNEDDTALLNLGIEKFRASGHEIWMDDFGTGYSSLNVLKDYNFDTVKFDMEFLNGFDINKSDKAKYIISSSLSMARLMGMKALAEGVETSEQLEYLTSIGFDMAQGYYFGKPMTLNEIFTLERSAQ
- a CDS encoding DNA-binding protein, yielding MQFRRFGNKFFVRMDKGEEIISTLEDFCVKEKITLAEVKALGAVENFEVGLFDINEKKFHSNKFDFPAEITSLWGTITTKDGKVYSHIHMSAANKDGQVFGGHLVKATVSATFEMLIDDISEGSTNNYVVERKFNDSIGLNLFEFLD
- a CDS encoding type II secretion system protein → MKKDNKSRKGFTLVELLIVIVVIGILSAMMMLSSTEAMSSARAAKIISDLRNLKTAVIAWYVDHPDLVDTATGKVREKITNNNNDWKAIQNLVNNGNDKLGMKKYLNNENWSFNEGNSGENPIKEGGYGICDGGSTAGTKDEANRTSWFVGYRFAANEDSVKEKLYGRAKSLGLVFSNNTPNNYQSGKVNNAKGDKVVWMRVFGDYQVTTIYE
- a CDS encoding type II secretion system protein, translating into MKKKYYSRKGFTLVELLIVIVVIGILSAMMMLSSTEAMSSAKASNIASNLRNLKTAALAWYTDHVDLVTADGRVKTKVTDADNNAKPFQEQNKDDALEIAKYFNNEDSISINGGEGNDPIKAGGYGICDAGGTNRNTWYVGYKFASNEDSIKEKLKGRLKTLGMILRGNTPNNSGETVIWLKVMGEWSPSSN
- a CDS encoding type II secretion system protein produces the protein MKKKFYARKGFTLVELLIVIVVIGILSAMMMLSSTEAMSSAKASNIASNLRNLKTATLAWYADHTDWVSPDLKVSGGKEIESIVGTESGKANILKYFNNEGSMVLNGQPTAGEYGVRSATISSKRGWYVGYTFANNETSVREKLAGRAKTLGLKFGSNTASSLSDTPGDNMTVWMKVLGEAE